From Sinorhizobium sp. B11:
CCCTCCTCTAGCCGGCCACACGAGATACCTGCATGCCGGTCTTCCTGATGCAGTTTTAGGCAGGCAAGGTGACAGCGGCGTGACGAATAAACGGCAGTTTTGCGAAGTCTTTGGAAGGTGATGTGCTGTTTAGCCTTTCAATACCGGCAAATTTCGCTAAGACCGATTACCGGCTATCACAAATCCGGGACTTCCCATTTCATGACCAAATTCGATGTTCTGACAGTCGGCAACGCAATCGTCGATATTATCGCCCGTTGCGACGACCAGTTCCTCATTGACAACAAGATCACCAAGGCGGCGATGAACCTCATCGATGCCGATCGTGCCGAACTGCTTTATTCCCGCATGGGCCCGGCGCTCGAAGCCTCCGGCGGTAGCGCAGGCAATACGGCTGCAGGCGTCGCGAGCCTCGGCGGCAAGGCCGCCTATTTTGGCAAGGTTGCGGAAGACCAGCTCGGCGAGATCTTTGCGCATGATATCCGAGCGCAGGGCGTTCATTATCAGACCCGGGCCAAGGGCATGTTTCCGCCGACCGCACGCTCGATGATTTTCGTTACCGATGATGGCGAGCGTTCGATGAACACCTATCTCGGCGCCTGCGTCGAGCTTGGGCCTGAGGATGTCGAAGCAGATGTGGTGGCTCAAGCCAAGGTGACCTATTTCGAAGGTTATCTCTGGGACCCGCCGCGCGCCAAGGAGGCGATCCTCGATTGCGCCCGCATCGCCCACGAGAATGGCCGCGAAATGTCGATGACACTCTCGGACAGCTTCTGCGTCGATCGTTACCGCGCCGAATTTCTGGATCTGATGCGTTCGGGCAAGGTCGATATCGTCTTCTCGAACCGCCAGGAGGCCCTTTCGCTCTACGAGACTGACGATTTCGAGGAAGCGCTGAACAAGATCGCCAAGGACTGCAAGATTGCCGCCGTCACCATGAGCGAGAACGGCGCCGTGATCCTGAAGGGCAACGAGCGCCACTACGTCGACGCGATCAAGATCAATGAAGTAGTGGATACGACGGGTGCGGGCGATCTCTTCGCGTCAGGTTTTCTCTACGGTTACACGCAGGGCCGTTCGCTCGAAGATTGCGGCAAGCTCGGCTGCCTTGCCGCCGGCATCGTCATTCAGCAGATCGGCCCGCGGCCGATGAAGTCCCTGTCCGAAGCCGCAAAGGAGGCGGGCCTTATTTAAAGGCCTCGCCCGGATAGGCGCCCCAGATTTCCGACTGCGCCACCCAACCTTCGGCGCCGTCGGTCTTTGCGAAACACCACTCTCCGCTGCACTCGCCGATCGTGATCATCACGCCGGGCTCCAGCTTGGCGACGATGCTGGAAGACGGCTGTGCTTCACGGCGGAGATTGACATAGACGCCTTTGCCCTTGCCCTTCATCCACGGCGCGGCAATAGCGGCGCGCTGGCCTG
This genomic window contains:
- a CDS encoding adenosine kinase; protein product: MTKFDVLTVGNAIVDIIARCDDQFLIDNKITKAAMNLIDADRAELLYSRMGPALEASGGSAGNTAAGVASLGGKAAYFGKVAEDQLGEIFAHDIRAQGVHYQTRAKGMFPPTARSMIFVTDDGERSMNTYLGACVELGPEDVEADVVAQAKVTYFEGYLWDPPRAKEAILDCARIAHENGREMSMTLSDSFCVDRYRAEFLDLMRSGKVDIVFSNRQEALSLYETDDFEEALNKIAKDCKIAAVTMSENGAVILKGNERHYVDAIKINEVVDTTGAGDLFASGFLYGYTQGRSLEDCGKLGCLAAGIVIQQIGPRPMKSLSEAAKEAGLI